In Buchnera aphidicola (Cinara curtihirsuta), the genomic window AAATTTATTTAATAATATATTAAAAAAAAATATAATAATATTAATTATCAATAAATTAATAGAAGACATGAAACTTAACCATAAATGCAATTATCATGCCTTCCGGTTATAAAAATAAAAAATTTTTAAATTATAGATTTTTCTAATATTTTTAATAAAATCCAAGATTTTGTTTTAGATATTGGTCGATATTCACAAATCTCAACCAAATCACCAATATTACAAATATTTTTCTCATCATGTACACATAATTTTGTTCTTTTTTTTATAAATTTTCTATAAATAGAATGTTTAATTCTACGAATAACAACAACAATAATAGATTTTTGCATTTTATTACTAATTACACGACCTTGTAAAACATTTTTTTTCTGGCTCATAATGTATTATTTATCCGATCTGTTAATAAAGTTTTAATACGCGCAATATCTTTTCTAACTTTTCGTATCAAATGTGTCTTTTTTAACTTTCCTGAAGATAATTGTAATCGCATATTAAATTGTTCTTTTAATAACTCAAATAATTTTTCTTCTAAATCTTTTTGTAAGATATTTTTTTGTATTATCATATTCATAGTTACATTACCGTTTTAGATACAAAAACAGTTTTAATAGGTAATTTTGATGAAGCAAGTTTAAATGCAAAACGAGATTCTTTTTCTGAAATACCATTAACTTCATATAATATTTTACCCGGTTGTACTAAAGCAACCCAATATTCTACATTACCCTTACCTTTTCCCATACGAACTTCTAAAGGTTTTTGTGTAATAGGTTTATCTGGAAAAATACGAATCCACATTTTTCCTTGACGTTTTACAGAACGTGTAATAGTTCTACGAGCAGATTCAATTTGTCTAGAAGTTAACCTTCCTCTAGTAAGAGCTTTTAAACCATAAATTCCAAAACTTATTTTATTATCAATAGATAAACCTCTATTTTTTCCTTTATGCATTTTTCGAAATTTTGTACGTTTTGGTTGCAACATATATATAAACCTCCATAACTTATTTTCGATTTCTTCGAGAATTTTTTTTCACTAAACCAAATTTCTTTTTATCTTTTTTTTGAGCAAAAACCATTCCATCTAATATTTCACCTTTAAAAATCCATACTTTTACTCCAATTATTCCATACGTAGTATGAGCTTCTGAAGTATTATATTCAATATCTGCTCTTAATGTATGTAAAGGAACCCTTCCTTCTCTATACCATTCTCTACGAGCAATTTCTACCCCCCCTAAACGTCCACTTACTTCTACTTTAATACCCTTTGCTCCTTGACGAATAGCATTTTGAACTGAGCGTTTCATAGCTCGTCTAAACATAATTCTTCTTTCTAACTGAGATGCAATATTATCTGCTACTAATTTAGCATCCAATTCTGGTTTACGAATTTCAGAAATATTTATTTGTGCTGGAACATTAGTTAATTTAGAAATTTCTATACGTAATTTTTCAACATCTTCTCCTTTTTTTCCAATTACAATACCCGGTCTTGCTGTATATATAGTTAATTTAATACTTTTAGAAAGACGCTCAATAACAACTTTAGATATTGAAGCTTTTGTTAGTTTTTTCATTATAAAACTACGAACTTTAAAATCACTATCTATATAATTTGAAAATTCTTTTTTACCAGCAAACCAAAAAGAATTCCATGATTTAATAACACCTAATCGCATTCCATTAGGATGTACTTTTTGACCCATTAGTTTCCCCTTGAATAAATAGAATCAGATAAAATGATCGTAAGATGACTTGTTCTCTTTAAAATTCTATCAGCCCTACCTTTTGCTCTAGGCATCATACGTTTCATACTACTACCGCTATTAACAAAAATTTTTGAAATAATTAATATTTTTGCATCACAACCATAATTATGTTCAGCATTAGATAAAGCTGACTTTAATAATTTTTTAACTAAAATAGCTGATTTTTTATTTAAATTTGATAAAACATGTAATGATAATAATGCATTTTTACCGCGAATAATATTTGCAATTAAACGTATTTTTTGAGCCGAAGAACGAATTTGATTATATTTAGCTAATATATTCATATTATTTTCTTTATAGTGTTATTTAAATAGTATTTTTAATTTTTTTATCTGCAGTATGTCCTTTATAAGTTCTTGTAATAGAAAATTCTCCTAATTTATGACCAACCATTTCTTCAGTAATAAATACTGGAATATGTTTACGACCATTATGTACTAATATTGTCAAACCAATCATATTAGGAAAAATTGTAGAACGTCTAGACCATGTACGAACTGCTTTTTTCTTTTCTTCTTTTAATGAATTCTGAATCTTTTTTAACAAATGTACATCAATGAAAGGACCCTTTTTAAGAGATCGAGGCATATACTTTTCTCCTATATAATTATTTATTTCTGTGACGTACAATGAACTTTTCCGTTCTTTTATTTTTTCTAGTTTTTTTACCTTTTGTTTTCATTCCCCAAGGACTAACAGGATGTTTACCGAAATTTCTACCTTCACCACCTCCATGAGGGTGATCTACTGGGTTCATTGCAGTACCACGTACAGTAGGTCTAATTCCATATCGACGAGAAGCACCTGCTTTTCCTAAAACACGTAACATATGCTCTGCATTACCTACTTCTCCTATAGTTGCGCGACATTCTATGTGAATCTTTCTTAATTCTCCAGAACGTAATCGTATAACCACATATTTATTTTCTTTAGAAATTAATTGAGCATAATTTCCAGCAGATCGAGCAATTTGACCTCCTTTACCAGATTTCATTTCAATATTATGTATAATAGTACCAACAGGAACATTTTTTAACGGTAAAGTATTTCCTATTTTGATCGGTGCTAAATTTCCAGATTCAATAATATCACCAACTTGAATACCCTTAGGTTCTAAAATATAACTTCTACTACCATCTTTATATAATACTAAAATAATGTTTGAGGATCTATTAGGATCATATTCAATTCTTTTAACTACACCTTTAATATTGTCTTTATATCTTTTAAAATCAATACAACGATATAATTGTTTATGCCCACCACCAATATGACGTGTTGTAATACGACCATAATTATTTCTTCCGCCGGTTTTGATCTTTTTCTGTAATAAAGGTTCGTATGGTCGACCTTTATGTAAATTAGAATGCACTACCTTTATTACATGCCGTCTACCAGGAGATGTTGGTTTACATTTTATAATTGCCATATAACCCCCTTTTAATCATTATTATGCTGAATGACCTAAAAATTCTAAATTTTGACCAGGTTGTAAAATCACATATGCTTTTTTCCAATCATTAGATTTACATAGTTTACTTTTCTTACGTTTTCTTTTTCCTTTTACTATCAAAGTATTAATTTTATATACTCGAACTTGAAAAAATTTTTCAATAGCTGATTTAATCTCAAATTTAGTAGAATTTTTTAATACTTTTAATACTACTGTATTATTTTTTTTCATATTATCCGATGTTTTTTCAGAAACATGAGGTGATAAAAGTACTTTTAATAATTTTTCTGTATAAATCATTGAAACATAACCTCAATTTTTTTAATTGCTGAAACAGTAATTAATACATTTTCATATGATATTAAACTAACAGGATTAATTGATTTTACATCCAAAACACATATAGAATATAAATTTCTAGATGCAAATAATAAGTTTTTATTTATATCATCAGTAATAATTAAAGCACGAATAAAATTCATTAACTTTAATTTTTTCAATAATATTTTTGTTTTAGGAGATTCAATTGAAAAATTTTTAAATAAAAATAAACGATTTTGTCGAATTAATTCTGAAAAAATACTTTTTATAGCGCCTTTATACATTTTTTTATTTATTTTTAAAAAATATTTTTTAGGTTTTGCTGCAAAGGTAACTCCTCCTGATCTCCAGATAGGACTTCTTAAAGATCCTGAACGAGCTCTACCTGTACCTTTTTGTCTCCAAGGTTTTTTACCTGAACCCGATACTTCTGATCTACTTTTCTGAGCTTTACTTCCTTGTCTTTTACGAGCTAAATATGCAACTACAATTTGATGAACGAGAGACTCGTTAAAAGAAGCATTAAAAATACGTTCAGATAAACAATATGATTCATCTGTACCTTGACATATTAAATCCATCTTTTTTTACCCCCTCTTCCTTTATTTATTCTTAATTGCCGGTTTAATTAATATATTACTTCCAATACAACCAGGAACAGATCCTTTAATAAATATTATTTTTTTAAGATCATCTATTTTTATAATACATAAATTTTGTATTGTAATACGTTTGTTACCCAAATGACCCGGCATTTTTTTACCTTTAAATACATGACCAGGTGTTTGATTTTGACCAATAGAACCAGGAACACGATGAGATAAAGAATTCCCGTGAGTAGCATCTTGCATACTAAAATTCCAGCGTTTTACTGTACCAGAAAAACCTTTACCTTTAGAAATACCTGTTACATCTACTTTTTTGATATTATTAAATAAATTTATAGTTATTTTTTGACCACATTTAAATTTTGATAAATTATTACACCTAAATTCCCATAATCCTCTACCAATAGGTATTTTATATTTCATATAATGACCTAATTCAGGTTTTAAAACACTATTTTTTTTTTTAATACCTGTAGTTAATTGAATAGATTCATATTTATCATTATTCAATGATTTAATTTGTACAATAGTATTATCAAGTACCTCAATTAATGTTACAGGAATAGACGAACTATCATTCATAAAAATTCGTGTTATTCCTAATTTTTTACCAACTAGACCTATCATTGCTGTTTGCCTTTATTAATTGAAAATCAATTTTATATAATATTTTTATGTTAATCCAAGCTAATTTGTACATCAACTCCCGCAGCAAGATCTAAACGCATCAATGCATCAACAGTTTTTTCTGTAAGTTGTATAATATCAATTAATCTTTTATGAGTTCTAATTTCATATTGATCACGAGCGTCTTTATTTACATGAGGTGAAACTAAAATAGTAAATCTCTCTTTTCGAGTAGGTAACGGAATAGGTCCTAATACTTTAGCTCCAGTACGTTTTGCTGTATCTACAATTTCTGCTGTAGATTGATCAATTAAACGATAATCAAAAGCTTTTAAACGAATACGAATTCTCTGACCGGGCATAAATACAGAACTCCTTATTTAAGTAAATTCTATTTTATCAATTTAATTTAATTAACAAAATTATATAAATAATAATTTATTTTTCAAAAAAAATAATAAATTAAATATTTTTATATAATAATTTTATAAATAATTATTATTGCTTATTTAAAAAAATACTGTGTAATATTTATATTAAGTGTCAAGAAAAGAGAAATACTCTATTCTTGACAAAAATGTCAAAATATTGATATATAATAAAATTTATATTAATATTATGCAATTACTTTTGCAACTACACCAGCTCCAACTGTTCTACCACCTTCTCGAATCGCAAAACGTAATCCTTCAGCCATAGCAATAGGATGTATTAATGTTACTACCATTTTTATATTATCTCCAGGCATGACCATTTCAACATTATCAGGAAGTTCAATAGAACCAGTAACATCGGTTGTTCTAAAATAGAACTGAGGGCGATAACCTTTAAAGAAAGGAGTGTGTCTTCCACCTTCATCTTTCGATAAAACATAAACTTCAGATTCAAATTTTAAATGAGGATGAATAGTTCCTGGTTTAGATAAAACCTGACCGCGTTCAATATCATCCCTTTTTGTTCCCCGTAATAAAATACCAACATTTTCTCCTGCGCGACCTTCATCTAGCAATTTACGAAACATTTCTACACCAGTACATATCGTTTTAGTGGTAGGTTTAATTCCAACAATTTCAATTTCTTCACCAACTTTAATAATTCCACGTTCAATACGACCTGTTACAACAGTACCACGACCAGAAATAGAAAAAACATCTTCGATTGGTAATAAAAACGGTTCATCAATAGCTCTAACTGGTATAGGAATATATTGATCTAAGTAATTTGCTAACTCAATAATTTTATCTTCCCAAACTTTATCTCCTTCTAATGCTTTTAAAGCTGAACCGCGTATGATAGGAATATCATCTCCTGGAAAATCATATTGCGTTAATAAATCACGAACCTCCATTTCAACTAATTCTAATAATTCTTCATCATTAACCATGTCACATTTATTTAAAAAAACAACAATATGCGGAACTCCTACTTGTCTTCCTAATAAAATATGTTCTCTAGTTTGAGGCATAGGACCATCAGTAGCTGCTACTACTAAAATTGCTCCATCCATTTGAGCTGCACCAGTAATCATATTTTTTATATAATCAGCATGTCCAGGACAATCAACATGAGCATAGTGACGAACTTCTGTATCGTATTCAACATGTGAAGTATTAATTGTAATACCTCTAGCTTTTTCTTCTGGAGCATTATCAATTTGTTCAAAAGCGCAGGCCTTACCACCAAATCTTTTTGATAAAACAGTAGTTATAGCTGCTGTTAAAGTAGTTTTTCCATGATCTACGTGACCAATAGTTCCAACATTAATATGAGGTTTGGAACGATTAAATTTTTCTTTAGACATTATTTTTTCCTTTATTAATAAACTTATTCTTTAAAAAATAAAAATATATAAAAAAATATTATTAACATTTTCTCTTAGAGATAATAGTATCACAAATTGAACTAGGAGCTTCTGTATACTTGATAAATTCCATAGAATAAGAGGCTCTTCCTTGAGTTTGAGACCTTAAATCAGTAGCGTACCCAAACATTTCTGATAAAGGAACATATGCTTTAATATTTTTTCCGCCTATTAAATCATCAACCATACCTTCAATAATTCCTCGGCGACGATTAATATCACCAATTACATCACCCATATATTCTTCAGGTGTCTCTACTTCAACTTGCATAATAGGTTCTAATAAAATTGGATTTGCTTGTTTAAATGCCGATTTAAATGCATATGAAGCAGCTAATTTAAAAGCAAGTTCTGAAGAATCAACATCATGATATGACCCATCATGTAGTCGTATTCCAATATCAACAACAGGATATCCAGCTAAAGGACCTGATTTTAATTGCTCCTGAATACCTTTATCAATAGAAGAAATATATTCCCCTGGTATAACTCCACCTTTAATGTCATTAATAAAAGAATAACCTGATTCATCTGGTTTCAAAGGAAAAATATCAATTACAACATGCCCATATTGTCCTCTACCTCCAGATTGTTTAATATGTTTACCTTCAATATCTATTACCTTATTTAAAATCGTCTCACGATAAGCAACTTGTGGTTTACCTATATTAGCATCAACATTAAATTCACGCTTCATTCGGTCAACAATAATTTCCAAATGTAACTCTCCCATACCAGCTATAATTGTTTGATTAGATTCATTATCCGTCCATACTTTAAATGAAGGATCTTCTTTAGCTAATCTATTTAAAGCTAAACCCATTTTTTCCTGATCAGCTTTGGTTTTAGGTTCAACAGCAATAGAAATAACTGGTTCGGGAAAATCCATTTTTTCTAGAACAATTGGGTGATTTACATCACATAATGTATCACCAGTAGTAACATTTTTTAAACCAATTGCAGCAGCAATATCTCCAGCTCTAACTTCTTTTATTTCTTCACGTTTATTCGCATGCATTTGCACAATT contains:
- the rplV gene encoding 50S ribosomal protein L22, which translates into the protein MNILAKYNQIRSSAQKIRLIANIIRGKNALLSLHVLSNLNKKSAILVKKLLKSALSNAEHNYGCDAKILIISKIFVNSGSSMKRMMPRAKGRADRILKRTSHLTIILSDSIYSRGN
- the rplD gene encoding 50S ribosomal protein L4, with protein sequence MDLICQGTDESYCLSERIFNASFNESLVHQIVVAYLARKRQGSKAQKSRSEVSGSGKKPWRQKGTGRARSGSLRSPIWRSGGVTFAAKPKKYFLKINKKMYKGAIKSIFSELIRQNRLFLFKNFSIESPKTKILLKKLKLMNFIRALIITDDINKNLLFASRNLYSICVLDVKSINPVSLISYENVLITVSAIKKIEVMFQ
- the rpsC gene encoding 30S ribosomal protein S3; the protein is MGQKVHPNGMRLGVIKSWNSFWFAGKKEFSNYIDSDFKVRSFIMKKLTKASISKVVIERLSKSIKLTIYTARPGIVIGKKGEDVEKLRIEISKLTNVPAQINISEIRKPELDAKLVADNIASQLERRIMFRRAMKRSVQNAIRQGAKGIKVEVSGRLGGVEIARREWYREGRVPLHTLRADIEYNTSEAHTTYGIIGVKVWIFKGEILDGMVFAQKKDKKKFGLVKKNSRRNRK
- the tuf gene encoding elongation factor Tu; translated protein: MSKEKFNRSKPHINVGTIGHVDHGKTTLTAAITTVLSKRFGGKACAFEQIDNAPEEKARGITINTSHVEYDTEVRHYAHVDCPGHADYIKNMITGAAQMDGAILVVAATDGPMPQTREHILLGRQVGVPHIVVFLNKCDMVNDEELLELVEMEVRDLLTQYDFPGDDIPIIRGSALKALEGDKVWEDKIIELANYLDQYIPIPVRAIDEPFLLPIEDVFSISGRGTVVTGRIERGIIKVGEEIEIVGIKPTTKTICTGVEMFRKLLDEGRAGENVGILLRGTKRDDIERGQVLSKPGTIHPHLKFESEVYVLSKDEGGRHTPFFKGYRPQFYFRTTDVTGSIELPDNVEMVMPGDNIKMVVTLIHPIAMAEGLRFAIREGGRTVGAGVVAKVIA
- the rplW gene encoding 50S ribosomal protein L23, coding for MIYTEKLLKVLLSPHVSEKTSDNMKKNNTVVLKVLKNSTKFEIKSAIEKFFQVRVYKINTLIVKGKRKRKKSKLCKSNDWKKAYVILQPGQNLEFLGHSA
- the rplC gene encoding 50S ribosomal protein L3; the encoded protein is MIGLVGKKLGITRIFMNDSSSIPVTLIEVLDNTIVQIKSLNNDKYESIQLTTGIKKKNSVLKPELGHYMKYKIPIGRGLWEFRCNNLSKFKCGQKITINLFNNIKKVDVTGISKGKGFSGTVKRWNFSMQDATHGNSLSHRVPGSIGQNQTPGHVFKGKKMPGHLGNKRITIQNLCIIKIDDLKKIIFIKGSVPGCIGSNILIKPAIKNK
- the rpmC gene encoding 50S ribosomal protein L29; translation: MIIQKNILQKDLEEKLFELLKEQFNMRLQLSSGKLKKTHLIRKVRKDIARIKTLLTDRINNTL
- the rpsJ gene encoding 30S ribosomal protein S10, which codes for MPGQRIRIRLKAFDYRLIDQSTAEIVDTAKRTGAKVLGPIPLPTRKERFTILVSPHVNKDARDQYEIRTHKRLIDIIQLTEKTVDALMRLDLAAGVDVQISLD
- the rplP gene encoding 50S ribosomal protein L16, with amino-acid sequence MLQPKRTKFRKMHKGKNRGLSIDNKISFGIYGLKALTRGRLTSRQIESARRTITRSVKRQGKMWIRIFPDKPITQKPLEVRMGKGKGNVEYWVALVQPGKILYEVNGISEKESRFAFKLASSKLPIKTVFVSKTVM
- the rplB gene encoding 50S ribosomal protein L2, with protein sequence MAIIKCKPTSPGRRHVIKVVHSNLHKGRPYEPLLQKKIKTGGRNNYGRITTRHIGGGHKQLYRCIDFKRYKDNIKGVVKRIEYDPNRSSNIILVLYKDGSRSYILEPKGIQVGDIIESGNLAPIKIGNTLPLKNVPVGTIIHNIEMKSGKGGQIARSAGNYAQLISKENKYVVIRLRSGELRKIHIECRATIGEVGNAEHMLRVLGKAGASRRYGIRPTVRGTAMNPVDHPHGGGEGRNFGKHPVSPWGMKTKGKKTRKNKRTEKFIVRHRNK
- the rpsS gene encoding 30S ribosomal protein S19, whose amino-acid sequence is MPRSLKKGPFIDVHLLKKIQNSLKEEKKKAVRTWSRRSTIFPNMIGLTILVHNGRKHIPVFITEEMVGHKLGEFSITRTYKGHTADKKIKNTI
- the rpsQ gene encoding 30S ribosomal protein S17 translates to MSQKKNVLQGRVISNKMQKSIIVVVIRRIKHSIYRKFIKKRTKLCVHDEKNICNIGDLVEICEYRPISKTKSWILLKILEKSII